A region from the Cardiocondyla obscurior isolate alpha-2009 linkage group LG26, Cobs3.1, whole genome shotgun sequence genome encodes:
- the LOC139112096 gene encoding uncharacterized protein yields the protein MREKIKRGIEELKDDNRGMKKELEMTRIKNEKWRMKREIMKEKLAELEKKVDEGKRECADTKNKVEKLEKIMKEKKRQKKRNIIIKKMKSTKDWKRMKIEIKKIIKKLKIEVKVKDIKKIKEGNDEKGIILLKMGNEKEKVKIIKARKN from the coding sequence ATGAGagagaagataaaaagagGGATAGAAGAGTTGAAAGATGACAACAGAGGTATGAAAAAGGAATTAGAAATGACGAGAATAAAGAATGAAAAATGGAGAATGAAGAgagaaataatgaaagagaAGTTGGCAGAATTAGAGAAGAAGGTGGATGAAGGAAAGAGGGAGTGCGCAGATACGAAGAATAAGGTGGAAAAGCtagagaaaataatgaaagaaaaaaaaaggcagaaaaaaaggaatataattataaaaaagatgaAGAGTACGAAGGACTGGAAAAGAATGAAAATAGAGAtaaagaagattataaaaaaattaaagatagaAGTGAAGGTGAAGgacataaagaaaataaaggaaGGAAATGATGAAaaaggaataattttattaaagatgggaaatgaaaaagaaaaagtgaaaataataaaagcaagaaaaaaCTAA